The following proteins are co-located in the Primulina tabacum isolate GXHZ01 chromosome 11, ASM2559414v2, whole genome shotgun sequence genome:
- the LOC142517733 gene encoding mitogen-activated protein kinase 20-like, which translates to MQADHRKKNSTEMDFFSEYGDASRYKIQEVVGKGSYGVVCSATDTHTGEKVAIKKIHDIFEHISDAARILREIKLLRLLRHPDIVEIKHIMLPPSRREFKDIYVVFELMESDLHQVIKANDDLTREHYQFFLYQLLRALKYIHTANVYHRDLKPKNILANANCKLKICDFGLARVAFNDTPTMIFWTDYVATRWYRAPELCGSFFSKYTAAIDIWSIGCIFAEVLTGKPLFPGKNVVHQLDLITDLLGTPTRDTISRVRNEKARKYLTSMRKKQPVPFAQKFPNADPSALRLLERLLAFDPKDRPTAEEALCDPYFRGLSKVEREPSCQPISKMEFEFERRRVTKEHVRELIFREILEYHPQLLKDCINGIERTNFLYPSAVDQFKKQFAALEENGGKSEPVIPHDRKHVSLPRSTIVPSTVLPKELATIANAKDPQNAEESCGFRNSLSRNLQPPQRIVLAKPGNVRGPVVLYENGNVVKDAYDPRNLVGNAALSAQSSPSTYYYQRSSPGKPVRLVAETQRDLSSLSKQIQNCGMAAKLAPDIAINIDSANPYHTSQAGVPKVDNNHVPDSVSIDTNLLQAKAHYGGLGIAAATNATAHRKTGGVQYGMASMY; encoded by the exons ATGCAGGCGGATCACCGGAAGAAA AATTCAACAGAAATGGACTTCTTTTCAGAATATGGTGATGCAAGCAGGTATAAAATTCAGGAAGTCGTTGGAAAAGGAAGTTATGGTGTTGTTTGCTCAGCAACTGACACCCATACTGGTGAAAAGGTGGCAATAAAGAAAATACATGACATTTTTGAGCACATTTCTGATGCTGCTCGAATTCTCCGAGAAATCAAGCTTCTCAGGCTTCTGAGACACCCAGACATTGTTGAAATCAAACATATCATGCTTCCACCTTCTAGAAGAGAATTCAAAGATATCTATGTTGTTTTTGAGCTGATGGAATCTGATCTACACCAAGTCATTAAGGCCAACGATGATTTGACTAGAGAACATTATCAGTTTTTCCTGTACCAATTGCTTCGTGCCCTTAAATACATTCACACAG CTAATGTTTATCATCGTGATTTAAAGCCAAAGAATATTCTTGCAAATGCAAACTGTAAACTCaaaatatgtgattttggaTTGGCTAGAGTTGCTTTCAATGACACGCCTACAATGATATTTTGGACG GATTACGTAGCTACAAGATGGTACAGGGCTCCAGAATTGTGTGGTTCATTTTTCTCAAAG TATACAGCAGCAATTGATATATGGAGTATTGGCTGCATTTTTGCTGAAGTTTTGACTGGGAAGCCACTTTTTCCTGGAAAAAATGTTGTTCACCAGCTGGATTTGATAACTGATCTTCTAGGCACACCTACAAGGGATACCATTTCTCGA GTGCGAAATGAAAAGGCAAGAAAATATCTCACAAGCATGAGAAAGAAGCAACCTGTTCCATTTGCTCAGAAATTTCCAAATGCTGATCCTTCTGCCCTTCGACTTTTGGAGAGGCTGCTCGCTTTTGATCCTAAGGACCGTCCGACTGCTGAAGAG GCATTATGCGATCCTTACTTTCGGGGATTGTCCAAAGTCGAGAGAGAACCATCCTGTCAACCAATTTCAAAGAtggaatttgaatttgaaaggCGAAGGGTCACAAAGGAGCATGTTCGTGAGTTAATATTTCGGGAGATACTAGAGTACCATCCTCAGTTGCTGAAGGACTGCATCAATGGTATTGAGAGAACTAATTTCCTCTATCCAAG TGCTGTTGATCAATTTAAAAAACAATTTGCTGCTTTAGAAGAAAATGGTGGTAAAAGTGAACCGGTGATTCCTCACGACAGAAAGCATGTTTCTCTTCCTAG GTCGACCATTGTACCCAGTACAGTGCTTCCTAAGGAGCTGGCAACTATTGCAAATGCCAAAGATCCGCAGAATGCTGAAGAATCTTGTGGGTTTCGTAACAGTTTATCAAGAAACTTACAACCACCACAGAGGATCGTACTAG CAAAACCAGGGAATGTCCGTGGTCCAGTTGTTCTGTATGAGAATGGAAATGTTGTCAAAGATGCATACGATCCTAGAAATCTTGTAGGAAATGCAGCCCTTTCAGCCCAATCATCTCCCTCGACTTATTATTACCAAAGAAGTTCGCCTGGAAAACCAGTAAGGCTTGTGGCTGAGACTCAGAGAGACTTGTCTTCACTTTCTAAACAGATACAAAACTGTGGCATGGCTGCTAAATTAGCTCCTGATATAGCTATCAACATAGATTCCGCCAATCCATATCATACTTCACAAGCTGGAGTGCCCAAGGTTGACAACAATCATGTTCCCGACAGTGTCAGTATTGACACAAATCTACTGCAAGCAAAAGCTCACTACGGTGGACTCGGCATCGCTGCAGCTACAAATGCAACTGCCCATAGAAAAACTGGCGGTGTTCAATACGGCATGGCAAGTATGTATTAG
- the LOC142519096 gene encoding peroxisomal and mitochondrial division factor 2-like, giving the protein MADETIDGEIYDDPELEITGDDASETSGLNQKVDVLKQENNEIAGENREYKQRIEELKDSVNVLRDENVELKKKFGEAESENKALGAVVARAAELEAEVARLQHDLVSTMSDLQESSIELSDLKRDLTGMKDREKEKDVKLEALQKERNLLVLKVENLEGVESSIRDELEGKEKCISGLKKKVNDLESTLGRIKTLETLKNDLEKTVEKMKVEIGDLESRVGVKEEVINEFIMKESAVLDDVSSVISGNSAVRVGRNGFIGNLKQKDWVVVAGSTFAAVAVMGVICYIKHTARKQ; this is encoded by the coding sequence ATGGCAGATGAGACGATCGATGGGGAAATTTACGATGACCCGGAATTGGAAATTACTGGGGATGATGCGTCGGAAACTTCAGGGCTCAATCAGAAGGTGGATGTCCTTAAGCAAGAAAACAATGAAATTGCAGGGGAGAACAGGGAATATAAGCAGAGGATCGAAGAGTTGAAGGACTCTGTCAACGTGCTAAGAGATGAGAATGTGGAGCTCAAAAAGAAGTTTGGTGAAGCAGAGTCGGAAAATAAGGCTTTAGGAGCAGTGGTAGCTAGAGCTGCAGAGCTGGAAGCTGAGGTGGCAAGACTGCAGCATGATTTGGTTTCTACCATGAGCGATTTGCAGGAGTCAAGTATCGAGTTATCCGATTTGAAGAGGGATTTGACAGGGATGAAAGATagggaaaaggaaaaggatGTTAAGTTGGAGGCCTTGCAGAAGGAGAGGAACTTGTTGGTGTTGAAAGTTGAGAATTTGGAGGGAGTGGAAAGCAGTATTAGGGATGAGTTGGAGGGAAAAGAAAAGTGTATCTCGGGTTTGAAGAAGAAAGTCAACGACTTGGAGTCGACTCTGGGAAGAATCAAGACTTTGGAGACGTTGAAGAATGATTTGGAGAAGACAGTCGAGAAAATGAAGGTGGAAATAGGTGATCTAGAGAGTAGAGTGGGTGTTAAAGAAGAGGTGATTAACGAGTTCATAATGAAGGAAAGTGCAGTTCTGGATGATGTTTCTAGTGTTATTAGTGGAAACTCTGCAGTCAGGGTTGGAAGGAATGGATTTATTGGTAATTTGAAGCAAAAGGATTGGGTGGTGGTGGCAGGCTCAACCTTTGCTGCCGTAGCTGTGATGGGGGTCATCTGTTACATTAAACATACTGCCAGGAAACAATGA